From a region of the Neobacillus niacini genome:
- the gyrB gene encoding DNA topoisomerase (ATP-hydrolyzing) subunit B, whose translation MEQKVVQEQEYGADQIQVLEGLEAVRKRPGMYIGSTSGKGLHHLVWEIVDNSIDEALAGYCDEINVIIEEDNSITVKDNGRGIPVGIQEKMGRPAVEVIMTVLHAGGKFGGGGYKVSGGLHGVGASVVNALSTNLDVLVHRDGNIYSIKFERGAVVQELEVVGTTDTTGTITHFKPDGEIFTETLEYEYDILATRLRELAFLNRGIKITIKDNRVENKQNEYYYEGGIKSYVEHLNRTKEVIHDEPIYIEGERDGISVEVALQYNEGYTDSIYSFANNIHTYEGGTHESGFKTGLTRVINDYARKNGLIKENDTNLSGEDVREGLTAIVSIKHPDPQFEGQTKTKLGNSEVRTITDSLFSSHFEKFLLENPPVAKKIVEKGLMAARARLAAKKARELTRRKSALEVSSLPGKLADCSSKDPSISELYIVEGDSAGGSAKQGRDRHFQAILPLRGKILNVEKARLDRILSNNEVRSMITAIGTGIGEDFDIAKARYHKIVIMTDADVDGAHIRTLLLTFFYRYIRKILEAGYVYIAQPPLYKVQQGKKVRYAYDDKELEKIFAELPSQPKPNIQRYKGLGEMNPEQLWETTMDPANRTMLQVSLEDAIEADETFEMLMGDKVEPRRNFIEENAQYVKNLDI comes from the coding sequence ATGGAACAAAAAGTAGTCCAGGAACAAGAATATGGTGCTGATCAAATACAGGTTCTTGAAGGTCTGGAAGCTGTTAGAAAAAGACCTGGTATGTATATTGGTTCAACTAGTGGAAAAGGTCTCCATCATCTTGTCTGGGAAATTGTAGATAACAGTATTGATGAGGCATTGGCAGGATATTGTGACGAAATCAATGTCATTATTGAGGAAGATAACAGTATAACTGTTAAAGATAACGGACGTGGTATACCAGTCGGAATTCAAGAAAAAATGGGCAGACCAGCAGTTGAAGTTATCATGACCGTGCTTCATGCCGGAGGTAAATTCGGCGGCGGAGGATATAAGGTTTCTGGTGGACTGCATGGTGTAGGTGCCTCCGTAGTTAATGCACTCTCCACAAATTTAGATGTTTTGGTACATCGTGACGGTAATATATACTCCATTAAGTTTGAACGTGGAGCTGTGGTTCAAGAATTAGAGGTCGTCGGAACAACAGATACAACAGGTACAATTACTCACTTTAAACCAGACGGTGAAATTTTTACTGAAACATTGGAATATGAATATGATATTTTAGCAACTCGTCTGCGTGAACTCGCATTCTTAAATCGAGGAATAAAAATCACGATTAAAGATAATCGTGTAGAAAATAAACAGAATGAATATTACTACGAAGGCGGCATTAAATCGTATGTAGAGCATTTAAACCGCACAAAAGAGGTTATTCATGATGAGCCGATCTATATTGAGGGAGAACGTGACGGTATTAGCGTTGAAGTAGCTCTTCAATACAATGAGGGGTATACGGACAGCATTTATTCCTTTGCGAATAACATCCACACCTATGAAGGCGGTACCCATGAATCTGGATTTAAAACCGGTTTAACCCGTGTTATAAATGATTATGCAAGAAAAAATGGTTTGATAAAAGAAAATGATACGAACCTATCTGGTGAAGATGTTCGTGAAGGCTTAACTGCGATTGTTTCAATTAAGCATCCGGACCCACAATTCGAAGGGCAAACGAAAACAAAGCTTGGAAACTCTGAAGTAAGAACGATAACGGATTCATTGTTCTCAAGCCACTTTGAAAAATTCTTACTAGAAAATCCACCAGTAGCTAAAAAAATCGTTGAAAAAGGATTAATGGCTGCCAGAGCAAGACTAGCGGCAAAGAAAGCTAGAGAATTGACGCGCCGAAAGAGTGCTTTAGAGGTTTCAAGTTTACCTGGGAAATTAGCTGACTGTTCATCAAAGGACCCTTCTATCAGCGAACTGTACATTGTTGAGGGTGACTCGGCAGGTGGTTCGGCAAAGCAAGGCCGTGACCGCCATTTCCAAGCAATTCTGCCATTGAGAGGAAAAATACTCAATGTTGAGAAAGCACGTTTAGATCGGATTCTCTCCAATAACGAGGTTCGTTCTATGATTACGGCAATAGGAACAGGTATTGGTGAAGATTTTGATATTGCGAAAGCAAGATACCATAAAATAGTCATTATGACGGATGCGGACGTTGATGGTGCTCATATTCGAACGTTATTGTTAACCTTCTTCTACCGTTATATTCGAAAAATTTTAGAAGCTGGTTATGTATACATTGCTCAGCCGCCATTATATAAAGTTCAGCAAGGAAAAAAGGTTAGGTATGCTTATGATGACAAAGAGTTAGAAAAAATATTCGCAGAGCTCCCAAGTCAGCCGAAGCCTAATATCCAGCGGTATAAAGGTTTAGGAGAAATGAATCCTGAACAATTATGGGAAACCACAATGGATCCTGCTAATAGAACTATGCTTCAAGTGAGTCTAGAAGACGCGATTGAAGCAGATGAAACATTTGAAATGTTAA
- the remB gene encoding extracellular matrix regulator RemB has product MYIHVGEDLNIRAKDIIAILDKGCVNSSNLVEEFLEQHKEKLVNLSKNPFKSVVITYDKVYLSPISSGTLKKRSNQKEMQES; this is encoded by the coding sequence GTGTATATTCATGTCGGGGAAGATTTAAATATCAGGGCGAAGGATATCATCGCCATTCTTGATAAAGGGTGCGTGAATTCTTCAAATCTAGTCGAAGAGTTCTTAGAACAGCATAAGGAAAAGCTTGTTAACCTTTCGAAAAACCCCTTTAAATCTGTCGTAATTACTTACGACAAGGTTTATTTATCCCCAATTTCTTCTGGAACATTAAAAAAACGTTCAAATCAAAAGGAAATGCAGGAATCTTGA